One genomic region from Phragmites australis chromosome 1, lpPhrAust1.1, whole genome shotgun sequence encodes:
- the LOC133909214 gene encoding ubiquitin-conjugating enzyme E2 2-like yields MSTPARKRLMRDFKRLMQDPPAGISGAPQDNNIMLWNAVIFGPEETPWDGGTFKLTLQFAEEYPNKPPIVRFVSRMFHPNIYADGSICLDILQNQWSPIYDVAAILTSIQSLLCDPNPNSPANSEAARMFSENKREYNRKVREIVEQSWTAD; encoded by the exons ATGTCGACTCCCGCGAGGAAGAGGTTGATGAGGGATTTCAAGCGGTTGATGCAGGACCCTCCCGCCGGCATAAGTGGCGCCCCGCAGGATAACAACATAATGCTGTGGAATGCTGTGATCTTTGG CCCTGAAGAAACTCCGTGGGATGGAG GTACGTTTAAGTTGACTCTCCAGTTTGCTGAAGAATATCCAAACAAGCCACCAATTGTGCGATTTGTTTCTCGGATGTTTCATCCTAACA TTTATGCTGATGGAAGCATATGCTTAGATATCCTGCAGAATCAGTGGAGTCCAATTTATGATGTAGCTGCTATACTTACGTCCATCCAG TCGTTGCTGTGTGATCCAAACCCTAATTCGCCTGCTAACTCGGAAGCTGCTCGCATGTTCAGTGAGAACAAGCGAGAGTACAATCGTAAAGTGCGGGAGATTGTAGAGCAGAGCTGGACGGCAGACTGA